Genomic window ([Eubacterium] hominis):
GAAGGTAAAATCAATCTTTTGATTGATGAAGCAGAATATCAAGCTAGAATGGATGCATGGGTAAAACCAGAACCAAAGATCAAAGAGGGATGGTTATATCGTTATTCCCGTATGGTTGCCAGTGCTGATGAAGGTGCTGTATTAAAATAATGTAGGAAAAGCAAAGATGAAATTAGTCTTTGCTTTTTTATTATACAGAATGTAAATGCACGCACAAATGGTGAAATATAATTAAGTCCTGGACCAATGTATGGCAGTCTTACAAAGATGGAAATAGACGCTCTGAAATTTTTTTGTGATGAAGCGCCCGTATAGATATGATTAAACGTGTATTTAAGGGAGAATGATACTCTTGCTGGTGTTGTTTTTCTTATGTATTTTGCCACAATTACGGATACAATCTCATTTTAATTTACTAGTACCTATACGCTATTAAAAAAACGCGGTCTTAATTGACTGCGTTTTTTAATAGCGTATGATCAAATAGTTTGCGCCAGTTCATGTGATATGTCACAACATAAAGTATCAGAGATAATATAATTCCTAACACCACATCAATGATACTGTGCTGTTTGATGAACATAGTCGCAAGAATAATCAGGATAGAAACGATACCGGTTGTTCCTTTGATCAAGAAAGGATGTTTAAAATACTGATATCTGAATACCACAATCCAAATCGCTACAGTACTGGATACATGGATAGATGGACATACATTGGTTGGAGAATCCATACTTTGAAGGAAAGCGACCAGTTTTGCACATAGATTGTCATGAACAATTGGTACACGTAATTGTAAACCGTTTGGTAAAATGGTATAGACAATTAAACAAAAGGTCATGCCGGTAAACATGAAAAAGCATAAATCCTGAAAATCTTTTTTGGAATGAAATAAAAAATAGGCTAGTGGAAGCACCAATAATGGAAACCACATCACATATGGAATGACAAAGTATTCATTAAAAGGAATCATATCATCCACAGCACTGTGTAAGATATAGCGCGGTGTTATCAAATGCTCTAACAATTCAAAATATAATAAATAAAAAATCCAATATCCCAGTAGATAACAGTGTGGATGTTCTTTGATCCACGGTTTTAATTTACAAAACATGTTATCCCCCTTTCACATGTATTTTATTATAGAAGTATTCTTATCAAAAAACAACGTTTTTTTCCTTACAAAAATGAAACAACAGCATCCAATCTAAGCGAATGCTGTTATTTGTATATGTAGATTTTTTTACTTAACGGCCTGTACATTCAGCTTTTTCTGATGTAAACAGCGTTTCACAACTGGTAATGCTACAATCGCAATCACATAGCCGACACCAGATTGGAAAATATTTTCCGGAATCCCAGTTAAAGCGATGGCCATACTTCCTTTTAGATACCATTTCGCAAGGAAGTATCCAACAACCATAATGACACATCCTAAGCCATAGGCACCCCATTTTGCTTTTTCACCAAATTTGCGAAGCAGATAAGATACCACAACCCCCTCTAATCCTTTGATGATCAGGGTAGGAAAGAAGTAATAAGCATATCCTCCAGCAACATCTGCCAAAGCACTGCCCAAACCTCCTATCAAAAAGCCACCTAATGGATCAACGATGCTGGCAAATAGTAAGATAAAGCCATCTCCCAAGTTAAAATAGCCATTCAAGGCATTTGGAATTTTGATATACATCGTAGCCACAAAGACAACTGCCATGCCAAGTGCATATAATACGATTTCCTGTGTAGTTAAAGTTTTCTTTTTCATTTTTCTCAAGCCCCTTTCTGCTTGCTCACTATTCTATCAGAAATCTGTCATCATAAAAATGTACAGAATATATATTAATTTAGAGTACAGTTTGTTATAATAGAAGTGGTGATGATATGAAAATTAATACAATCAACTTTGAAAAACAAAATGGCAGACCTATTTATCTTCAATTGTATGAAAAGCTTCGTGATGATATGCTGGCTGGTTATTTAAAAAAGAATGATCAGCTGCCAAGTATACGTAAATGTGAGAAACAGTTAAAAATCAGTAAGACAAGTGTAGAGCGTGCTTATGAACAGCTGTTGATGGAAGGATATATCGTTTCTATCCCTCAGAAAGGCTATTTTGTTGATGTTGATGAAGAACATCGTATGCTTAGAAAACAGCTGGTAGAGAGGCCTTATGAGGTGAATACACAAAAGGTACGCTATGACTTTCGATCACAGACGATGGATAAAGACGCTTTTGACATGTCTTTATGGAAAAAGTATTTAAAAGAAGTTTTAGATATGGAACAGGATATCACTACATATGGTGACGCTCAGGGAGAATATGCACTGCGACTTGCCCTAGGCAGATATGCTTATTCCATGCGTGGGGTATTTTCTACACCAGAACGTATGTTGATCGGTGCCAGTTTTCAATCGTTGTTATATATCCTTTGCGGATATTTAAAAGAGCCGATCATCGGTATGGAAGAAAGCGGCTTTCTACAGGCAGAACAGGTATTTTCTGATTATGGCTATCCTGTGATAAAACTGGATATGCATCCAGAGGGTGTATCGATTGAAGAATTGATAGAAAAACATATCAACGTATTATATATCAATGCAGGAAGTATGGGAAGTGATCATCAGCCTTTACAAAGTAAAAAGCGTAAAGAACTGCTTGCATGGGCCAAAGCATATCATGCATTGATCATTGAGGATGACCATAATGGAGAACTTCGATATCATTCACGTCCTACGCCGTGTATGCAAGGATATGATATGGGAAAACATGTGCTTTATATTGGCTCTTTTTCCAAATTGCTGCTGCCGGCTTTGCGTATCAGTTATCTTGTCATGAATCAGGAAATGCTTGAGGTATATGAAAAAGATCATTATGGTCCCAGTGCTTCCAAAATCGAACAATTGGCACTTGCCAGATATATTAGTGACGGTCATTTAGAACGCCATGTCAAACGCTTAAAAAAACGTTATGAATATAAATGTCATTATATGATGGAATTATTACATAGATATTTACCCGATGTAGACGTATATCTGGAGGAAGCTGGTTTACAGCTCATTCTGCGCTTTCCTTTTTCTATCGATGGAAAAGCTTTGATTGAGGCGTGTAAAAAGCAGCAAATCTTATGTAATATGAACGCCCAGAAAGATTTAGTATTATCGTTTGCAGGTATTCATGAAGAAGAAATGGAAGAGGCTGTGCAAACCATTGTATCCATATGGAAACAGGTGGATAAACGAATATAAATGTCATAAAACAAAGAAGCGTATGCAAGTGATGAGCATACGCTTTTACAAATTTAAGTAAGTTCTATAAAACCAAAATCATCATCATCGTCTGCCTGTAATGTGAAATCTATCCAATATTCGATCCAGTCTAAAAAATGCATGGGTTCTTTCGTACCTGGCTTGAAAATAGGTGCAATGCCAAAATCATTCGATAAATCAAAAAACCACATCGTACCATAAGTTGTTTCATCTCCACTGTTCACAACCAAAATATTCGTCATGCCACAACCTTCCTGACATAAAACCAGATAACCTCTGCATATTTCATCGTTCTCTTCTTCCATCAACATTTCATATGTATCATCATCGATCTGGTAAATGAGAAGAGGCGCATCTATCGTATAAGGAAATGGTTTTTCAGGAATAGAATTCATTTCATATTCAGGTTTTGGCTTGATGATATCATATAATCCATAAAACGGTTTTTCTCCGGCACTTGCAATTGTTGTGATAAACTTTCGATAATCTTCTGGCAGTCTGATATGATGTGCTTTTTCATATGCGAGGACTTCTACTTCAGATAATGGCGGTTCAAAGATGTTATGATGGTAATATTTCTGAATTAATGGTATTTTTTCTTTGATTCTTTGTAATTGTTCATTTATGATTTCACTTGTCATAAAGATACCTTCTTTCTATTCTATGGTAAGATTTTTTGTTTTAAAAAGCAATCATAAAATGCGCCGAATGATAGGAATAAGCGTATAATGGGAGTATAAAGGAAGTGGTGTTATGAATCAGTTTTTATGGACACAGGTAGAATTGCTATGTCGTATCATCATTGCAGGTATTTGTGGTGGAATCATTGGCTATGAACGTAAAAATCGTAATAAGGAAGCAGGTATTCGTACCCATATGATTGTGGCGCTTGGCGCTTCTTTGATCATGATTGTCAGTAAGTATGGCTTTGCGGATATCTTAGGGGAACAGGGGATTGCTTTAGATCCTTCCCGTATTGCCGCACAAATCGTTACCGGTGTAGGATTTCTTGGCGCAGGCATGATTTTTATGCGTAAGAATACCATATCCGGATTAACCACTGCAGCAGGAATCTGGGCAACCAGTGCCATAGGTATGTCTATTGGAAGCGGCTTGTATCTTCTTGGTATTGTGACCACCGTTTTGATTGTGGTTATTCAGATCATCTTACATGGGCGTTTATTGAAAGAAACGTATAAAGATGAAATTAGTTTTCTGTTGAAAAAGGATAAGAATGCTGTACAGGATTTGCAAAAACAATTAGAAAGCATGCACATAGAAATTTTAAATATTGAAATCAAAAAACATAATGAATTTTACATGGTAGAAATGGTGGTATCCTTACCAGAAAATTATCATGCGACAGAAATGCTGAAGCTGTTTCAGCATTGTGATTATATTGAAGAAGTCAATATATAGGAGGACAGATGGCAAAATTAAGGATGAAGAAAATTGGAAATCTGAAAGATGAAGTAATGCTTTTAGATGAAGAAGTTCTGAAATTAGGAAAATCAATGGAAAAAGCAGATGCATTTTTTACAGAGGATGCACATTATTTTGCAGTATATGAAAAATATTACTATCGTGCAGATAATTATGTAACATTATCTATACATCTTTATAAACAGGAAGATACGATATGGATAGAAGCTATTTCTGCTGGTGGCGGTGGAGGGATATTAAAAATCTCGTGGGGAAGTGAACAGGATTTTCTGGCTGATTTTGAACGTTTGTTACGAAAACAGGGATATCATGAATGAAATAGAAGGATGCGAATTTTGCATCTTTTTTATTGCTTTATGACAAATTTGTCATTGTGATAGATTTCATCTCTGCTTTCTTGTATAATTTTATAGAGTAGGTGAGGATATGAAGATTTTATTTGTAGAAGATGATGATGCAATCGCACTAGGCTTAATATATTCTTTGGAAAAAGAAGGGTATCAAATCACACATTATAAAACACAGAAAGAAGCCATAAATGCTTTATCTGAACAAAGCTTTGATCTGCTTTTGTTAGATGTGGGATTGCCAGATGGCAATGGCTATGAAATCTGTCGATATGCGAAAAGTAAACAGGAGGTGCCTGTGATTTTTTTAACGGCCATGGATGATGAAGTAAATATAGTGATGGGATTAGATATTGGCGGGGATGATTATATCACAAAGCCGTTTCGTATCAAAGAACTACAAAGCCGTATCCGTTCCGTGATGCGCCGTTATCAGAAACAGGAAGATGATGGTATTGCGAAAATACGTGATATTATCATCAATACCAAAACGGGTAAGGTATATAAAAATAATACGGAAATATTATTAACAGCACTGGAATATCGTCTTTTACTAGTTTTCTTAAATCATCAGGGACAGATTTTAAGCAGAAGTCAGATATTAGAAGGTATCTGGGATGTGGCAGGTAATTATGTAAATGATAATACATTATCTGTCTATATTAAACGATTAAGAGAGAAACTGGAAGATGATCCAGGAGATCCCCTTATTATTGTGACCGTGAGAGGACTGGGATATCGTATGGAGAAAAACAATGTGGCATAATGTAGAATATCGTAAATTTACATATGTTTTCTTTATCCTGCTTATCCTTTTCACAATAGTGATGAGCGTATGTGTATCAATGATTGGTGCTATAATTTTATTTGTATGTGGACTATGTTTATATCTTTCTTGTGCAGTTTTTACTACTTTGCGTTATCGAAGTATTGCGGCATTGTCAAATTATCTTCAAGCTGTTTATAATGGTCAGGAAACAATGGATATCCGTAATCATAAAGAAGGTGAATTAAGCGTTTTAAAAAGTGAAATTTATAAGATCACCAGCATTTTAAAACAACAAAGTGATACCATGCATAAAGAAAAGATATTTCTGGCAGATTCTTTAAGCAATATCTCCCATCAATTGAAAACACCACTGACCGGTATGTTAGTAATGAGTGAACTGTTACAGGATGAAGCATTGCCGCAAGAGAAACGCAAAGAGTTTCTGGCACAGATACAAACACAGCTAAAACGTATTGAATGGCTGGTCACAACATTGTTGAAAATCAGTAAAATTGATGCACAGGCAATTGAATTTCATAAACAGCCAATACCATTAACAACCATCATAAATAAAGCATTAGAACCTATCCGTATTCCATTGGAAATCAAAGAAATCAACTGTCATGTAGAATGTGATGAACATATTTTGATTCATGCGGATGAAAACTGGTGTATAGAGGCATTTGTGAATATCTTTAAAAATTGCATGGAACACACACCTGTGAAAGGAACTCTGCAGATTTGCTGTGAAGATAATCCTTTACAAAGCATTGTCTGTATCAAAGACAGTGGTTGTGGAATTGATCCTGAGGATATCCCACATATATTTGAACGTTTTTATAAAGGCAAGAATGCCGCAAGTGAAAGTGCGGGAATTGGCTTGTCTTTATCAAAGAAGATTCTATTAGAACATGCAGCAACTATTCAGGTAGAAAGTGAATTACAGAAAGGCAGTACGTTTACAATTTGTTTTCATAAATAACATAGGAAAGGAAAAAATGTATGGAATATAAACAAGCAGAACGAAAGGATTTACAAATCGTATATGATATTGTGCAGGAGGCGATTGCAACAGTATATCCCAAATATTATCCCAAGGAAGTCGTAGCGTTTTTTCATGAGCTGCACAGCATGGAAAATATAGAAAAAGATATAATCGACAAACGTGTGGGAGTCTTGCTTGATCATGATGAAGTTGTTGGGACAGGCTGTTATGAACATGATCATATCACAAGGGTATATGTTCGTCCTGCTGAACAGAAAAAAGGCTATGGCAGTTATATCATTAAACAGCTTGAAAAGATGATTTCCCAAACATATCCAAGTGTGGGTTTAGATGCATCTTTGCCAGCATGTCATTTATATGAACAACGCGGATATCAAACGATCACGCATGGCAGACATCTTTTAGAGCATGGTGTTGTTTTGGTTTATGAAATTATGGAGAAAAAGTTTTAAAACAGATTTGTCGAAATAACATATTCCTTGTCTTTTTCCAGGGAAACATCAGATGACAAAATTGTCATGTGGAAGTCATTTGACAGTCATGATGCTTTGATAAACTTGATGATGAAGGAAGGGAATACAAATGGATATATTAAAAGTAGAACATGTATCAAAAATATATGGAAAAGGAGAAACCAGTGTAAAAGCATTGGATGATGTTAGTTTCAGTGTAGAACAGGGACAGTTTGTGGCAATTATCGGCCCAAGTGGTTCTGGTAAATCTACTCTGTTACATATTCTGGGTGGTGTGGATACACCAACAAAGGGAAAGGTATATGTGGATGGCAATGATATGTATACCTTAAATGAAAGCGCCCTTGCGATATTTCGCAGACGTCAGATTGGCTTGATCTATCAGTTTTATAATCTGATTCCAGTATTAAATGTGGAAGAAAATATCACACTGCCACTTTTATTGGATCATCGAAAAGTGGAACAAAAAAATCTGGATGAGCTTGTGGATATCCTGGGATTAAGCACACGTTTATCTCATCTGCCTAATGAATTATCCGGAGGACAGCAACAGCGTGTATCGATTGCTAGAGCATTGATTGCTTCACCAACTCTGGTACTTGCGGATGAACCAACGGGGAACCTGGATCGTAAAAACAGTGAAGAAATTGTTGCTTTATTAAAACAGCTGCATAAAGAAAAGAATCAGACACTCATCATCATTACCCATGATGAAAGCATTGCATTACAGGCGGATCGTATTATTTCTATCGAAGATGGAAGAATCGTCAAAGATGAGGTGATTCGCAAATGAACATCATGAACAAAGTCACATGGAAATGTATGAAACAAAATAAGAAACGTACCATTGTGACCATCATTGGTGTCATCATCTGTGTTGCTATGATAACAGGTGTTTGTACCATAGCAGCATCTTTTCAGGAAACAATGATACAAAATGCGATATATCAAAATGGAGCATACGAACTTCATGCAACGATATCTTTGGATACATATCATCAATTAAAACAGGATGATAAGATAAAGGATATTATGCGTTTAACAGCTATTGGTTCCACAGAAAATCCAATCAAAGATTCTTATCGAAACAGTATCAACATATATAGTCTTGATGTGAAGCATATGGATTTAATAGGTGCAAAACTGGAAGAGGGAAAACTGCCAGCAAATAAAAATGAAATATTGGTAGCTTCTAGTTTATTACACAACCAGGCATTTCAACATCAGATAGGTGACACCATGACATTGCCCCTTGGTCATATAGAATACGGGGAACAAGGGGAAATAAACTTTATCAAGGAAAAGGAAATGACGTTTACCATTACCGGCAGTATTTTGTGTCCAACTTGGGAAAACTCCGATACTTATGTAATGGCAACGATGTTTGATTCATCGTTTTTAGCCAAAGATAATCCACTCAGTGTTATGTTCAATCTGAAAACAGATAAGAACTTTTATAAACAGGTGGAAGATCTGACAGCTGCCTATGATTTACAAGAATTAAATGCCAATAATAGTCTTTTGATTTATAAAGGCATTTCTGATAACAGTGTATTAGCGACATTGATCGGAGTGGGAGCATTTCTGGGTGTGATTATTTTGATTGGCGGCTTCTCCCTGATCTATAATGCATTCTCCATTTCTTTAAGTGAGCGAAGCCGATATCTAGGCATGTTGTCAAGTATTGGCGCCACCAAGAAACAAAAACAGGCTTCTGTATTCTTTGAAGCTTTCTTAATCGGAATAATTGCGATTCCCACAGGCTTATTATCGGGTATTCTAGGAATCAAAATTACATTCTATTTTATGTCGCCGTATTTTGCGAATGTATTTGATGTAGAAAGTGGTTTAGCCTTTGTTGTCAATCGCTGGTGTATCCTCATTCCAATGGTGTTTTCTGTCTTTGTATTGGTAATATCTGCATGGGTGCCATCTTTAAAGGCATCTAAAATCAATGCGATTTCTGCGATACGGCAGAATGGTGATTTTAAAATTAGAAAACGTGATATTAAAACAAGCAGCCTTACAAGAAAACTGTTTGGATTTGAAGCAGAACTTGGCTTGAAAAATACAAAACGCTATCATGCAAGATATCTTGCGACGCTGTTTTCTTTGATCATCTGTATCGTTTTATTTATGACTGCAAGTTATTTTACGACGAGTATGCAGCAAAGTGTAACGATGACCAGTTTTGCTTCTAATTATGATCTGCGTGTGGATTTTTATACTAAGAATGATAAATCTATAGAGGAATTACCTGAATTAAAAGAGCTGCAACAGGTAAAACATGCGAAAAGCCATACATTTTTCACTGAGGATTCTTTTCAATTAGAGCATGTATCCCTTAGTGATGAGGCAAAAGCATATATTAAAATACAGTCACAAGGCTATGATGGGTTATCAGAAGAAGATATCAAAAACATGTATTATCCTCGCTTATATATACAGGTGTTAGATGATGAAAGCTTCGCAAGATATTGTGAACAGATCGGTGTGGATGTATCAGAAATGAAACAAAAAGAACCATCTTTTATCTTTGTGAATGAGCGAAATATGTATAATGACAGTGATGGCAGCTATC
Coding sequences:
- a CDS encoding phosphatidic acid phosphatase, with product MFCKLKPWIKEHPHCYLLGYWIFYLLYFELLEHLITPRYILHSAVDDMIPFNEYFVIPYVMWFPLLVLPLAYFLFHSKKDFQDLCFFMFTGMTFCLIVYTILPNGLQLRVPIVHDNLCAKLVAFLQSMDSPTNVCPSIHVSSTVAIWIVVFRYQYFKHPFLIKGTTGIVSILIILATMFIKQHSIIDVVLGIILSLILYVVTYHMNWRKLFDHTLLKNAVN
- a CDS encoding ECF transporter S component, with protein sequence MKKKTLTTQEIVLYALGMAVVFVATMYIKIPNALNGYFNLGDGFILLFASIVDPLGGFLIGGLGSALADVAGGYAYYFFPTLIIKGLEGVVVSYLLRKFGEKAKWGAYGLGCVIMVVGYFLAKWYLKGSMAIALTGIPENIFQSGVGYVIAIVALPVVKRCLHQKKLNVQAVK
- a CDS encoding PLP-dependent aminotransferase family protein, coding for MKINTINFEKQNGRPIYLQLYEKLRDDMLAGYLKKNDQLPSIRKCEKQLKISKTSVERAYEQLLMEGYIVSIPQKGYFVDVDEEHRMLRKQLVERPYEVNTQKVRYDFRSQTMDKDAFDMSLWKKYLKEVLDMEQDITTYGDAQGEYALRLALGRYAYSMRGVFSTPERMLIGASFQSLLYILCGYLKEPIIGMEESGFLQAEQVFSDYGYPVIKLDMHPEGVSIEELIEKHINVLYINAGSMGSDHQPLQSKKRKELLAWAKAYHALIIEDDHNGELRYHSRPTPCMQGYDMGKHVLYIGSFSKLLLPALRISYLVMNQEMLEVYEKDHYGPSASKIEQLALARYISDGHLERHVKRLKKRYEYKCHYMMELLHRYLPDVDVYLEEAGLQLILRFPFSIDGKALIEACKKQQILCNMNAQKDLVLSFAGIHEEEMEEAVQTIVSIWKQVDKRI
- a CDS encoding SMI1/KNR4 family protein, which translates into the protein MTSEIINEQLQRIKEKIPLIQKYYHHNIFEPPLSEVEVLAYEKAHHIRLPEDYRKFITTIASAGEKPFYGLYDIIKPKPEYEMNSIPEKPFPYTIDAPLLIYQIDDDTYEMLMEEENDEICRGYLVLCQEGCGMTNILVVNSGDETTYGTMWFFDLSNDFGIAPIFKPGTKEPMHFLDWIEYWIDFTLQADDDDDFGFIELT
- a CDS encoding MgtC/SapB family protein, coding for MNQFLWTQVELLCRIIIAGICGGIIGYERKNRNKEAGIRTHMIVALGASLIMIVSKYGFADILGEQGIALDPSRIAAQIVTGVGFLGAGMIFMRKNTISGLTTAAGIWATSAIGMSIGSGLYLLGIVTTVLIVVIQIILHGRLLKETYKDEISFLLKKDKNAVQDLQKQLESMHIEILNIEIKKHNEFYMVEMVVSLPENYHATEMLKLFQHCDYIEEVNI
- a CDS encoding response regulator transcription factor, which produces MKILFVEDDDAIALGLIYSLEKEGYQITHYKTQKEAINALSEQSFDLLLLDVGLPDGNGYEICRYAKSKQEVPVIFLTAMDDEVNIVMGLDIGGDDYITKPFRIKELQSRIRSVMRRYQKQEDDGIAKIRDIIINTKTGKVYKNNTEILLTALEYRLLLVFLNHQGQILSRSQILEGIWDVAGNYVNDNTLSVYIKRLREKLEDDPGDPLIIVTVRGLGYRMEKNNVA
- a CDS encoding HAMP domain-containing histidine kinase is translated as MWHNVEYRKFTYVFFILLILFTIVMSVCVSMIGAIILFVCGLCLYLSCAVFTTLRYRSIAALSNYLQAVYNGQETMDIRNHKEGELSVLKSEIYKITSILKQQSDTMHKEKIFLADSLSNISHQLKTPLTGMLVMSELLQDEALPQEKRKEFLAQIQTQLKRIEWLVTTLLKISKIDAQAIEFHKQPIPLTTIINKALEPIRIPLEIKEINCHVECDEHILIHADENWCIEAFVNIFKNCMEHTPVKGTLQICCEDNPLQSIVCIKDSGCGIDPEDIPHIFERFYKGKNAASESAGIGLSLSKKILLEHAATIQVESELQKGSTFTICFHK
- a CDS encoding GNAT family N-acetyltransferase is translated as MEYKQAERKDLQIVYDIVQEAIATVYPKYYPKEVVAFFHELHSMENIEKDIIDKRVGVLLDHDEVVGTGCYEHDHITRVYVRPAEQKKGYGSYIIKQLEKMISQTYPSVGLDASLPACHLYEQRGYQTITHGRHLLEHGVVLVYEIMEKKF
- a CDS encoding ABC transporter ATP-binding protein, whose protein sequence is MDILKVEHVSKIYGKGETSVKALDDVSFSVEQGQFVAIIGPSGSGKSTLLHILGGVDTPTKGKVYVDGNDMYTLNESALAIFRRRQIGLIYQFYNLIPVLNVEENITLPLLLDHRKVEQKNLDELVDILGLSTRLSHLPNELSGGQQQRVSIARALIASPTLVLADEPTGNLDRKNSEEIVALLKQLHKEKNQTLIIITHDESIALQADRIISIEDGRIVKDEVIRK
- a CDS encoding ABC transporter permease, producing the protein MNIMNKVTWKCMKQNKKRTIVTIIGVIICVAMITGVCTIAASFQETMIQNAIYQNGAYELHATISLDTYHQLKQDDKIKDIMRLTAIGSTENPIKDSYRNSINIYSLDVKHMDLIGAKLEEGKLPANKNEILVASSLLHNQAFQHQIGDTMTLPLGHIEYGEQGEINFIKEKEMTFTITGSILCPTWENSDTYVMATMFDSSFLAKDNPLSVMFNLKTDKNFYKQVEDLTAAYDLQELNANNSLLIYKGISDNSVLATLIGVGAFLGVIILIGGFSLIYNAFSISLSERSRYLGMLSSIGATKKQKQASVFFEAFLIGIIAIPTGLLSGILGIKITFYFMSPYFANVFDVESGLAFVVNRWCILIPMVFSVFVLVISAWVPSLKASKINAISAIRQNGDFKIRKRDIKTSSLTRKLFGFEAELGLKNTKRYHARYLATLFSLIICIVLFMTASYFTTSMQQSVTMTSFASNYDLRVDFYTKNDKSIEELPELKELQQVKHAKSHTFFTEDSFQLEHVSLSDEAKAYIKIQSQGYDGLSEEDIKNMYYPRLYIQVLDDESFARYCEQIGVDVSEMKQKEPSFIFVNERNMYNDSDGSYREMKILKDVGNDITIIADSETNKKHSLHIVKQTDKVPDINPGYSSKLEVHAITNFANARLLNEELVAKGCPKISTFYEIQYQSDDAEALGKEVKAIVDGSDEITASFDNITEQRMREQQRTILISVFLYGFVVLILLICMTNIMNTISTSISLRKRELAMLKSIGITPSKFKKMIMYETLFYGIKAVVYGVPLGILCMFIMNLIYGQSLSFAFHVSWRNILFIILGVFFMLMIAMWYAIAKIRKDNIVETIRNESI